A single genomic interval of Sphaerodactylus townsendi isolate TG3544 linkage group LG08, MPM_Stown_v2.3, whole genome shotgun sequence harbors:
- the ESPNL gene encoding espin-like protein, with the protein MLDEVGASDIDALVPTHDERGCSIPEWKRQVMVRKLQAQLTSEEGMSRKNKEGCALDQDDWQYSQAHNAILGPYGELLTEDDLLYLEKQIEKLQIRKRCQEYESELGHLTEELQTVLPSPIVNITVNTQFLQEGSKDNIQELPAWCSQMSGVVKSMSLLLNNIGGMKKEETETPAPKVHPMSRKADVISGGSARREILECGVSVKKLRGSFEKKALLGQDKTFELQRLKGMPWEHGTGKEKNQPILSYICEGKKKCLCKNDGFGDVENASDSGISCEESTSEMTGSPVSIAESSILRKERIVLLFLSHWKKSAYTPSMKLMARKTVKSSTPVKMGLVEVMADVKKQQAPMQKPLVEMSKLGHLVRQRYAIKNLIDCWKGIISLVPSQQISRLKHQRHTVYSPEQFLPYVNGKPVDYNSLTLDLFMLGYFHILELDLSPEERKRRHLLCFEVFDHLGRYQWETVRAFHKAVIDEIAAGKRGWKDCFEDIKTRFFGNPANNKELKTSSVETNLKSASSNRVQSVVLEQGDNVPWKYFELGSFSNDEICRYIARSFAFWKEKEAEMFSFEDSGHPLH; encoded by the exons ATGCTGGATGAGGTGGGAGCCTCAGACATTGATGCCCTTGTGCCTACCCACGATGAGCGAGGATGTTCCATCCCAGAGTGGAAGCGGCAGGTGATGGTGAGGAAGTTGCAAGCCCAGCTGACATCTGAAGAAGGAATGAGCAGGAAG AACAAGGAAGGCTGTGCTCTGGACCAAGATGATTGGCAGTATTCCCAGGCACACAATGCCATCCTGGGTCCCTATGGGGAGCTCCTGACTGAGGATGACCTTCTGTATTTAGAAAAGCAGATTGAGAAACTGCAGATAAGGAAGAGGTGCCAGGAGTATGAGAGTGAGCTAGGACACCTGACAGAGGAACTGCAGACAgttctcccatctcccattgtcaATATCACAGTCAACACTCAGTTTCTGCAGGAAGGATCTAAGGACAACATCCAGGAGCTCCCTGCCTGGTGCAGCCAGATGTCTGGCGTGGTGAAAAGCATGTCTCTCTTGCTCAACAACATCGGTGGAATGAAAAAAGAGGAGACTGAGACACCAGCTCCAAAGGTTCATCCTATGTCAAGAAAGGCTGATGTTATTTCTGGAGGGTCTGCCAGGAGAGAGATCCTGGAATGTGGTGTTTCGGTAAAAAAGCTAAGGGGCAGTTTTGAGAAAAAAGCTCTCTTGGGACAAGACAAAACCTTTGAACTCCAACGATTGAAAGGCATGCCCTGGGAACATGGGACAGGTAAGGAGAAAAACCAACCAATATTATCATACATTTGTGAGGGCAAGAAGAAATGTCTTTGTAAGAACGACGGGTTTGGAGATGTGGAGAATGCCAGTGATTCTGGCATCAGCTGTGAGGAATCCACTTCTGAGATGACTGGCTCTCCTGTCTCCATAGCAGAGTCTAGCATACTCCGAAAGGAACGTATTGTGCTGCTTTTTTTAAGTCACTGGAAGAAATCTGCCTACACTCCGTCCATGAAGCTCATGGCTAGGAAGACTGTTAAATCCTCAACCCCTGTGAAGATGGGTCTGGTAGAGGTTATGGCAGACGTTAAAAAACAGCAAGCTCCTATGCAAAAACCGTTGGTGGAAATGAGCAAGCTTGGTCATTTAGTTCGACAGAGATATGCTATCAAAAATCTAATTGATTGCTGGAAGGGCATAATCTCTCTTGTACCCTCTCAGCAGATCAGCCGCCTCAAGCACCAGCGGCACACGGTGTATTCCCCAGAACAATTTCTCCCATACGTGAATGGTAAGCCTGTTGATTACAACAGCTTAACCCTTGACCTGTTTATGCTGGGCTATTTCCACATCCTAGAGTTGGACCTCTCCCCAGAAGAACGGAAGAGAAGGCatctgctttgctttgaagtctTTGACCACTTGGGAAGGTATCAATGGGAAACAGTGCGTGCCTTTCACAAAGCAGTGATTGATGAGATAGCTGCAGGCAAAAGAGGCTGGAAAGATTGCTTTGAGGACATTAAGACAAGGTTTTTCGGTAACCCAGCCAATAACAAGGAACTCAAAACATCATCTGTTGAAACAAATCTGAAATCAGCATCCAGCAATAGGGTCCAGAGTGTGGTTCTTGAGCAAGGAGATAATGTTCCATGGAAATACTTTGAGCTGGGAAGCTTCAGTAATGATGAAATCTGCAGATACATTGCAAGGAGCTTTGCcttctggaaagaaaaagaagcagagatGTTCAGTTTTGAGGATTCAGGCCATCCTTTACATTAG
- the KLHL30 gene encoding kelch-like protein 30 isoform X2, which produces MVRNIDDFDFSLPSHPQSILEGLQALRSNPKLSDVTLIVGKHEFSCHRSILALCSHYFKAMFAGDFLESFSARVEIKEVDPVVMESLIDFAYTGKVTINQGNVEALIRASNQLHFPTIQKVCSRYLRQQMDATNCLGICEFGEIHGCPEVSSKAWSFLQENFELVSQQEEFLQLSKERLITYLSNNLLQMQEEQSLVEAVLRWVRSEKSARAMYLPELLDLVHLVTLPDQYLQNLLASEPLIQESDTCKTIITKHRSTVENRPFVQQRLQALPQKLEEVLVVVGGRALEEDEEEDGEAQAQPTSRNFAFYNTKTKEWIALPDFPDYNKWGFSMIALNNNVYVTGGSRGSQNDTWSTTQSWCFCFRKGAWKPIAPMLKPRTNHATAVLNGEIYAIGGKEWDLSASLFRHAISSMSTTVDIVEVECYDPYNDSWCFVSPALKYVSNFSIAGCLGKLYLIGSCAVKYNALTLQCYSPATDVWSVIASPFIPKYLSAPRCVSLHGVIYLIGDNTKKVYVYDPDANIWQKVQQLHTLHENGGMVSLGGKLFVTGGHWKGMDGDYQVEMEIYDCAKDIWTREGHLPCLWLYHTSSSIFTETSKWRELFLGNQV; this is translated from the exons ATGGTGAGGAACATTGATGACTTCGATTTTAGTCTTCCATCCCATCCTCAATCTATTCTGGAAGGATTACAGGCCCTGCGCTCCAATCCCAAACTTTCAGATGTCACCTTAATAGTTGGGAAGCATGAATTTTCCTGCCACCGCAGCATCCTGGCCCTCTGCAGTCATTACTTCAAGGCTATGTTTGCTGGTGACTTTCTGGAAAGTTTCTCTGCTCGCGTAGAGATAAAAGAAGTGGATCCGGTTGTTATGGAGTCTTTGATTGACTTTGCTTACACAGGAAAGGTAACCATAAACCAGGGGAATGTAGAGGCCTTAATTCGGGCATCCAACCAACTTCACTTTCCCACTATCCAGAAAGTCTGCAGCCGGTACCTGAGACAGCAGATGGATGCAACCAACTGCTTGGGCATTTGTGAGTTCGGGGAAATACATGGCTGCCCAGAAGTGTCATCAAAGGCTTGGTCATTTCTGCAGGAGAATTTTGAGCTTGTGTCTCAGCAGGAGGAGTTCCTTCAATTGTCCAAGGAGAGGCTGATTACCTATCTATCTAACAACCTACTACAAATGCAGGAAGAGCAGAGCCTAGTTGAGGCTGTGCTTCGATGGGTGAGGTCTGAAAAATCTGCCAGAGCCATGTACCTTCCAGAGCTTCTTGACCTGGTACACCTCGTCACATTGCCAGATCAGTATCTGCAGAACCTCTTGGCATCAGAACCATTGATTCAGGAATCGGATACTTGCAAGACCATTATCACCAAACATCGCAGCACG GTGGAGAACCGGCCATTTGTCCAGCAGAGGCTACAGGCTCTTCCACAAAAGCTTGAGGAGGTGCTGGTAGTGGTGGGAGGCAGAGCCCtggaagaggatgaagaagaagatggagaggCACAAGCACAACCAACATCCAGGAACTTTGCCTTTTATAACACAAAGACAA AAGAATGGATTGCTCTTCCTGATTTTCCAGACTATAATAAATGGGGCTTTTCTATGATTGCACTAAATAACAATGTTTATGTCACAG GTGGCTCCAGAGGTTCACAGAATGACACGTGGTCCACAACCCAGTCGTGGTGCTTCTGCTTCAGGAAAGGTGCCTGGAAGCCTATTGCTCCAATGCTAAAGCCTCGAACAAACCATGCTACGGCTGTTCTTAATGGAGAGATCTATGCCATTGGTGGTAAGGAATGGGATCTGTCAGCCTCACTCTTCAGGCATGCGATCAGCAGCATGA GTACCACTGTGGACATTGTGGAGGTGGAGTGCTATGATCCATACAATGACAGCTGGTGTTTTGTCAGCCCTGCCCTGAAATATGTCAGCAACTTTTCAATAGCTGGGTGTCTCGGAAAGTTGTACCTCATAGGCTCTTGTGCTGTCAAATACAATGCATTAACTCTGCAGTGTTATAGCCCCGCTACAG atgtcTGGAGTGTCATTGCCTCTCCTTTTATCCCCAAATACCTCTCTGCTCCCCGATGTGTCTCTTTGCATGGTGTCATCTATCTTATTGGAGACAACACAAAGAAGGTTTATGTATATGATCCAGATGCTAACATATGGCAGAAG GTGCAACAGCTCCACACTCTACATGAAAATGGAGGGATGGTGTCTCTTGGAGGTAAACTATTTGTTACAGGTGGACACTGGAAGGGCATGGATGGTGACTACCAAGTGGAGATGGAAATTTATGACTGTGCCAAGGATATTTGGACAAGGGAAGGTCACCTCCCATGCCTATGGCTCTATCACACTTCCTCTTCTATCTTTACTGAAACTTCAAAGTGGAGAGAACTGTTCTTGGGAAACCAAGTGTGA
- the KLHL30 gene encoding kelch-like protein 30 isoform X1 — MVRNIDDFDFSLPSHPQSILEGLQALRSNPKLSDVTLIVGKHEFSCHRSILALCSHYFKAMFAGDFLESFSARVEIKEVDPVVMESLIDFAYTGKVTINQGNVEALIRASNQLHFPTIQKVCSRYLRQQMDATNCLGICEFGEIHGCPEVSSKAWSFLQENFELVSQQEEFLQLSKERLITYLSNNLLQMQEEQSLVEAVLRWVRSEKSARAMYLPELLDLVHLVTLPDQYLQNLLASEPLIQESDTCKTIITKHRSTVENRPFVQQRLQALPQKLEEVLVVVGGRALEEDEEEDGEAQAQPTSRNFAFYNTKTKEWIALPDFPDYNKWGFSMIALNNNVYVTGGSRGSQNDTWSTTQSWCFCFRKGAWKPIAPMLKPRTNHATAVLNGEIYAIGGTTVDIVEVECYDPYNDSWCFVSPALKYVSNFSIAGCLGKLYLIGSCAVKYNALTLQCYSPATDVWSVIASPFIPKYLSAPRCVSLHGVIYLIGDNTKKVYVYDPDANIWQKVQQLHTLHENGGMVSLGGKLFVTGGHWKGMDGDYQVEMEIYDCAKDIWTREGHLPCLWLYHTSSSIFTETSKWRELFLGNQV; from the exons ATGGTGAGGAACATTGATGACTTCGATTTTAGTCTTCCATCCCATCCTCAATCTATTCTGGAAGGATTACAGGCCCTGCGCTCCAATCCCAAACTTTCAGATGTCACCTTAATAGTTGGGAAGCATGAATTTTCCTGCCACCGCAGCATCCTGGCCCTCTGCAGTCATTACTTCAAGGCTATGTTTGCTGGTGACTTTCTGGAAAGTTTCTCTGCTCGCGTAGAGATAAAAGAAGTGGATCCGGTTGTTATGGAGTCTTTGATTGACTTTGCTTACACAGGAAAGGTAACCATAAACCAGGGGAATGTAGAGGCCTTAATTCGGGCATCCAACCAACTTCACTTTCCCACTATCCAGAAAGTCTGCAGCCGGTACCTGAGACAGCAGATGGATGCAACCAACTGCTTGGGCATTTGTGAGTTCGGGGAAATACATGGCTGCCCAGAAGTGTCATCAAAGGCTTGGTCATTTCTGCAGGAGAATTTTGAGCTTGTGTCTCAGCAGGAGGAGTTCCTTCAATTGTCCAAGGAGAGGCTGATTACCTATCTATCTAACAACCTACTACAAATGCAGGAAGAGCAGAGCCTAGTTGAGGCTGTGCTTCGATGGGTGAGGTCTGAAAAATCTGCCAGAGCCATGTACCTTCCAGAGCTTCTTGACCTGGTACACCTCGTCACATTGCCAGATCAGTATCTGCAGAACCTCTTGGCATCAGAACCATTGATTCAGGAATCGGATACTTGCAAGACCATTATCACCAAACATCGCAGCACG GTGGAGAACCGGCCATTTGTCCAGCAGAGGCTACAGGCTCTTCCACAAAAGCTTGAGGAGGTGCTGGTAGTGGTGGGAGGCAGAGCCCtggaagaggatgaagaagaagatggagaggCACAAGCACAACCAACATCCAGGAACTTTGCCTTTTATAACACAAAGACAA AAGAATGGATTGCTCTTCCTGATTTTCCAGACTATAATAAATGGGGCTTTTCTATGATTGCACTAAATAACAATGTTTATGTCACAG GTGGCTCCAGAGGTTCACAGAATGACACGTGGTCCACAACCCAGTCGTGGTGCTTCTGCTTCAGGAAAGGTGCCTGGAAGCCTATTGCTCCAATGCTAAAGCCTCGAACAAACCATGCTACGGCTGTTCTTAATGGAGAGATCTATGCCATTGGTG GTACCACTGTGGACATTGTGGAGGTGGAGTGCTATGATCCATACAATGACAGCTGGTGTTTTGTCAGCCCTGCCCTGAAATATGTCAGCAACTTTTCAATAGCTGGGTGTCTCGGAAAGTTGTACCTCATAGGCTCTTGTGCTGTCAAATACAATGCATTAACTCTGCAGTGTTATAGCCCCGCTACAG atgtcTGGAGTGTCATTGCCTCTCCTTTTATCCCCAAATACCTCTCTGCTCCCCGATGTGTCTCTTTGCATGGTGTCATCTATCTTATTGGAGACAACACAAAGAAGGTTTATGTATATGATCCAGATGCTAACATATGGCAGAAG GTGCAACAGCTCCACACTCTACATGAAAATGGAGGGATGGTGTCTCTTGGAGGTAAACTATTTGTTACAGGTGGACACTGGAAGGGCATGGATGGTGACTACCAAGTGGAGATGGAAATTTATGACTGTGCCAAGGATATTTGGACAAGGGAAGGTCACCTCCCATGCCTATGGCTCTATCACACTTCCTCTTCTATCTTTACTGAAACTTCAAAGTGGAGAGAACTGTTCTTGGGAAACCAAGTGTGA